In a genomic window of Cynocephalus volans isolate mCynVol1 chromosome 1, mCynVol1.pri, whole genome shotgun sequence:
- the YWHAB gene encoding 14-3-3 protein beta/alpha, which yields MTMDKSELVQKAKLAEQAERYDDMAAAMKAVTEQGHELSNEERNLLSVAYKNVVGARRSSWRVISSIEQKTERNEKKQQMGKEYREKIEAELQDICNDVLELLDKYLIPNATQPESKVFYLKMKGDYFRYLSEVASGDNKQTTVSNSQQAYQEAFEISKKEMQPTHPIRLGLALNFSVFYYEILNSPEKACSLAKTAFDEAIAELDTLNEESYKDSTLIMQLLRDNLTLWTSENQGDEGDAGEGEN from the exons ATGACCATGGATAAGAGTGAGCTGGTCCAGAAAGCCAAACTCGCCGAGCAGGCTGAGCGCTATGACGACATGGCCGCAGCCATGAAGGCAGTCACGGAGCAGGGCCACGAGCTCTCCAACGAGGAGAGGAATCTGCTCTCTGTCGCCTACAAGAATGTGGTGGGTGCCCGTCGTTCTTCCTGGCGTGTCATCTCCAGCATTGAACAGAAaacagagaggaatgagaagaaGCAGCAGATGGGCAAAGAGTACCGGGAGAAGATAGAGGCGGAATTGCAGGACATCTGCAATGATGTTCTG GAGCTGTTGGACAAATATCTTATTCCCAATGCTACACAACCAGAAAGTAAGGTGTTCTACTTGAAAATGAAAGGAGATTATTTTAGGTATCTTTCTGAGGTGGCTTCTGGAGACAATAAGCAaa CCACTGTGTCAAACTCCCAGCAGGCTTACCAGGAAGCATTTGAAATTAGTAAGAAAGAAATGCAGCCTACACATCCAATTCGACTTGGCCTGGCTCTTAATTTCTCAGTCTTTTATTATGAGATTCTAAACTCTCCTGAAAAGGCCTGCAGCCTGGCAAAAACG GCATTTGATGAAGCGATTGCTGAATTGGATACACTGAATGAAGAGTCTTACAAAGATAGCACCCTGATCATGCAGTTACTTAGGGACAATCTCACT ctgtGGACGTCGGAAAACCAGGGGGATGAAGGAGATGCTGGAGAGGGAGAGAACTAA